The Streptomyces sp. NBC_01244 genome has a segment encoding these proteins:
- the hemC gene encoding hydroxymethylbilane synthase — protein MTLERITIASRPSTMALFQAGQVRDRLAHWYPGTDVTILPVSTEGDRWAGRLADLGGKGAFIKGVEQALLDGRADLAVHCLKDMPGDTEPTDGLTVVGYPARDAVNDVMVTAGGTRMHQLLPGARVGTSGPRRVAQLAAYNPALVTVPVRGNVDSRLRLLAERDIDALIVARCGLVRLRSADPRIGEGMVLETISTVRMLPAVGAGLLALQTRTDDEATIAAVSRLCDVHAGAEADAERTMLRALAGHCLAPIAGHADTVVQGKELRLTGAVFSPDGKTRLESTLQGPSPEAVGHGVAADLLAQGARRVLDDAR, from the coding sequence ATGACTCTCGAACGCATCACGATCGCGTCCCGTCCGTCCACGATGGCTCTCTTCCAGGCTGGGCAGGTCCGTGACCGGCTCGCGCACTGGTACCCGGGCACCGATGTCACGATCCTGCCCGTGTCCACGGAGGGCGACCGCTGGGCCGGCCGCCTGGCCGACCTCGGCGGCAAGGGGGCCTTCATCAAGGGCGTTGAGCAGGCCCTCCTCGACGGCCGCGCCGACCTCGCCGTCCACTGCCTCAAGGACATGCCCGGCGACACCGAGCCCACCGACGGGCTGACCGTCGTCGGCTACCCGGCCCGCGACGCCGTCAACGACGTCATGGTCACCGCCGGCGGGACCCGCATGCACCAGCTGCTCCCCGGCGCCCGGGTCGGTACCTCCGGGCCGCGCAGAGTGGCGCAGCTCGCCGCCTACAACCCCGCCCTCGTCACCGTCCCGGTACGGGGCAACGTCGACTCCCGTCTGCGGCTTCTCGCGGAACGGGATATCGACGCCCTGATCGTGGCACGGTGTGGCCTGGTACGTCTCCGCAGTGCGGACCCCCGGATCGGGGAGGGGATGGTGCTGGAGACGATCTCGACGGTGCGGATGCTGCCCGCCGTCGGGGCCGGGCTCCTGGCCCTGCAGACCCGTACCGATGACGAGGCCACCATCGCGGCCGTGTCCCGGCTGTGCGACGTGCACGCGGGGGCCGAGGCCGACGCGGAACGGACGATGCTCCGCGCGCTGGCCGGGCACTGCCTCGCCCCGATCGCCGGGCACGCCGACACCGTCGTCCAGGGCAAGGAGCTGCGCCTGACCGGCGCCGTGTTCAGCCCGGACGGCAAGACCCGCTTGGAGTCCACCCTCCAGGGCCCCTCACCCGAGGCCGTGGGCCACGGGGTGGCCGCCGACCTCCTCGCCCAGGGCGCCCGCCGCGTCCTGGACGACGCCCGCTGA
- a CDS encoding helix-turn-helix domain-containing protein: MTDANRLQLEAHRQGLESNRGIPEVNRGCAEPSPGISETNRHDRETNRSEGEEMAANVGATFLRIMLGAELTRLRERAGLTGAQAAKAAGCAASTITNIESGTSGFRRIEQLSALLGEYELSRDEHAMLMDWHKQAKADDWWTASVAVLPSGMNLYLALESGAVGAKWWVPGVVNGLCQTPEYAHALILAAKEANDTTNEFVEHAVDVRLKRQKRITEEGMKLHCVMEEAGLTNTVGSSEIMRAQLRAIADLTDLPNVTIQIIPKRAPTYRATSGGFGIFSFDPEQRLEPAVASATVDGSTRVSSTPRSIKQFERRFEALSRGALPPYETPAFLKQLSREV, from the coding sequence ATGACGGACGCGAACCGACTTCAACTGGAGGCGCACCGGCAGGGTTTGGAATCGAACCGGGGGATCCCGGAGGTGAACCGGGGGTGTGCGGAGCCGAGCCCGGGTATCTCGGAGACGAACCGGCATGACCGCGAGACGAACCGATCGGAAGGGGAAGAGATGGCGGCGAACGTCGGAGCGACGTTCCTCCGGATCATGCTGGGCGCGGAACTCACCCGCCTGAGGGAACGAGCCGGGTTGACGGGCGCGCAGGCCGCGAAGGCGGCTGGGTGTGCAGCATCTACCATCACGAACATCGAGAGCGGGACGAGCGGCTTCCGGCGCATAGAACAGCTCTCCGCCCTCTTGGGCGAGTACGAGCTCAGCCGGGACGAGCACGCGATGTTGATGGACTGGCACAAGCAGGCCAAGGCCGATGACTGGTGGACCGCCAGCGTTGCCGTCCTGCCTTCAGGCATGAACCTCTACCTTGCCCTGGAATCAGGAGCCGTTGGGGCGAAGTGGTGGGTCCCCGGGGTCGTCAACGGCTTGTGCCAGACCCCGGAGTACGCTCACGCGCTGATCTTGGCGGCGAAGGAGGCCAACGACACCACGAACGAGTTCGTGGAGCACGCGGTCGACGTCCGCCTGAAGAGGCAGAAGCGCATCACCGAGGAGGGGATGAAACTCCACTGCGTCATGGAAGAGGCAGGGCTGACGAACACGGTCGGTAGCAGCGAAATCATGCGCGCCCAGCTGCGAGCCATCGCTGATCTGACCGATTTGCCAAATGTGACGATTCAGATCATCCCGAAGAGGGCCCCCACCTATCGTGCGACGAGCGGTGGCTTCGGGATCTTCAGCTTCGACCCCGAGCAGCGCCTCGAACCAGCCGTTGCCAGTGCCACCGTGGATGGCAGCACGCGGGTCTCCTCCACACCGAGGTCGATCAAGCAGTTCGAGCGGCGGTTCGAAGCTTTGTCCCGGGGGGCGCTGCCCCCCTACGAAACTCCCGCGTTCCTGAAACAACTTTCACGAGAGGTATGA
- a CDS encoding DUF397 domain-containing protein — translation MSTTRNTRTDGWFKSSYSGDPNGECLEANYQTAVPVVVRDSKQNGAVTQPILSFSVDAWSAFTGHVGS, via the coding sequence ATGAGCACCACCCGCAACACCCGTACCGACGGCTGGTTCAAGTCCTCCTACAGCGGTGACCCCAACGGGGAATGCCTGGAGGCCAACTACCAGACCGCCGTGCCGGTCGTGGTCCGCGACTCCAAGCAGAACGGCGCGGTGACCCAGCCGATCCTGTCGTTCTCTGTCGACGCCTGGTCCGCGTTCACCGGCCACGTTGGCTCGTAG
- a CDS encoding helix-turn-helix domain-containing protein: MPVFTSEHEPDTEHEPKVSHKKVDAYLQAHRLQIMRRHLRGQKIRSIAEHYEVSVTVMTRRIDKWEHDGELVRAAQFPAPRPRFTRAALAPVEPPAWLYTGDDADLY, from the coding sequence ATGCCCGTCTTCACCTCCGAGCACGAACCCGACACCGAGCACGAACCGAAGGTGTCCCACAAGAAGGTGGACGCCTACCTCCAGGCCCACCGCTTACAGATCATGCGCCGCCACCTGCGCGGACAGAAGATCCGCAGCATCGCCGAGCACTACGAGGTGTCCGTGACGGTGATGACCCGCCGGATCGACAAGTGGGAGCACGACGGCGAACTCGTCCGTGCCGCCCAGTTCCCCGCACCCCGCCCCCGGTTCACCCGGGCCGCCCTCGCGCCCGTCGAACCACCGGCCTGGCTCTACACCGGCGATGACGCCGACCTCTACTAG
- a CDS encoding DUF6087 family protein, with protein sequence MDDEPLESWAQGYLARQQERVGRLRAVPVVPGPARAVHVDPDKPRVIERWDGYQWLPYTVAENYAQAQQILYPPPPRQEGPTAGGPVPSRGRGRHRKPSPGEDG encoded by the coding sequence ATGGACGACGAACCTCTGGAGTCGTGGGCGCAGGGCTATTTGGCCCGTCAGCAGGAGCGTGTGGGCAGGCTGCGGGCGGTGCCGGTGGTGCCGGGCCCGGCCCGTGCCGTGCATGTGGACCCGGACAAGCCCCGGGTGATTGAGCGGTGGGATGGCTACCAGTGGTTGCCGTACACGGTCGCGGAGAACTACGCGCAGGCGCAACAGATCCTGTATCCGCCGCCGCCGAGGCAGGAGGGGCCGACGGCCGGCGGGCCGGTGCCGTCGCGCGGGCGGGGGCGGCACCGCAAGCCGAGCCCCGGCGAGGACGGCTAG
- a CDS encoding NucA/NucB deoxyribonuclease domain-containing protein yields the protein MKRTSALLGALSAALLLTATLPATTATAAKPPVKAVFGGIVDDQHPALPIGSRLPATLPATLTTARTADVPVPPTLTKAREEAAKSEITRPLTPPSGTVALAGPVPHSTPFVTVKWCRENTDTDGNASMAMDRFNWCAGRDSVIYYIDEEGQVQGNTTFRMTTAGRGDKGSRKTFFTSEFYNFVDSGVVLPAALVRLELSYSTSGYSDTDGSNPACGVVGNSPTTVAAWRSGSTAVFEINSNAADGYTPDKISRCTVNQQGRSDLNLGWVTLHSTNVRADSASYLGVAGATIFSDKYAALWDYTRSDPAVNEVAQHIYDAQTNPESTYPPKVGKSIPGRIGSGRPLHYAANVVWDVENYQRRKDNTTAKNNACKALSPSGTPVGKECDEYPFASTMEGAGLGDGNFSVRYVTSSDNNTAGQWLATWYKDERVINREGFYPIIGG from the coding sequence ATGAAGCGAACCAGCGCCTTATTGGGCGCTCTCAGCGCTGCCCTTCTCCTCACCGCGACCCTCCCCGCGACCACGGCAACGGCCGCAAAACCGCCCGTGAAGGCCGTGTTCGGCGGGATCGTGGACGACCAGCACCCGGCCCTCCCCATCGGCTCCCGCCTCCCCGCCACCCTCCCCGCCACCCTCACCACCGCCCGCACGGCCGACGTTCCGGTCCCGCCGACGCTGACGAAGGCCCGCGAGGAAGCCGCGAAGAGCGAGATCACCCGGCCCCTGACCCCGCCCTCCGGAACGGTCGCCCTCGCCGGGCCGGTCCCGCACTCCACGCCGTTCGTGACGGTGAAGTGGTGCCGGGAGAACACCGACACCGACGGCAACGCCTCCATGGCGATGGACCGCTTCAACTGGTGCGCCGGGCGCGACAGCGTCATCTACTACATCGACGAGGAAGGCCAGGTCCAGGGCAACACCACGTTCCGGATGACCACCGCCGGACGCGGCGACAAGGGCTCCCGGAAGACGTTCTTCACCTCCGAGTTCTACAACTTCGTGGACTCGGGCGTCGTCCTCCCGGCCGCCCTGGTCCGCCTGGAACTCTCGTACAGCACCTCCGGCTACTCCGACACGGACGGCTCGAACCCGGCCTGTGGCGTCGTCGGCAACTCCCCCACCACCGTGGCCGCCTGGCGTTCCGGTTCCACCGCCGTCTTCGAGATCAACAGCAACGCGGCCGACGGCTACACCCCAGACAAGATCAGCCGGTGCACCGTCAACCAGCAGGGCCGGTCCGACCTCAACCTCGGCTGGGTGACCCTGCACTCCACCAACGTCCGTGCCGACTCCGCCTCGTACCTCGGGGTGGCCGGGGCGACGATCTTCTCGGACAAGTACGCGGCCCTGTGGGACTACACCCGCAGCGATCCGGCCGTGAACGAGGTCGCTCAGCACATCTACGACGCGCAGACCAACCCCGAGTCCACCTACCCGCCCAAGGTGGGCAAGTCCATCCCCGGGAGGATCGGCTCCGGCCGTCCGCTGCACTACGCAGCCAACGTGGTCTGGGACGTGGAGAACTACCAGCGTCGCAAGGACAATACGACCGCGAAGAACAACGCGTGCAAGGCCCTGTCACCGTCCGGGACCCCGGTGGGCAAGGAGTGCGACGAGTACCCCTTCGCGTCCACGATGGAGGGCGCCGGGCTCGGCGACGGCAACTTCTCCGTCCGCTACGTGACCTCGTCGGACAACAACACCGCTGGCCAGTGGCTCGCCACCTGGTACAAGGACGAGCGGGTCATCAACCGTGAGGGGTTCTACCCCATCATCGGCGGCTGA